One window from the genome of candidate division WOR-3 bacterium encodes:
- a CDS encoding endonuclease V has protein sequence MTELDYSDLKRIQERLVSRVKIKPLKSGIRYVAGLDCAVTKDKIVGEAVLMSYPELQMEEEKFSFRELSFPYVPGFLSFREMPALISAYLKLSRKPDMIIVDGQGILHPRGMGLASHLGVILNKPSIGCAKSLLCGEYEEPSFRRGSKSPVFLNEKIMGYALRTRDGVKPVIVSPGHLITPLQAQKLVLEMSFFRLPEPVRLADKYSRENKKYSSQNSKVLVENNDF, from the coding sequence TTGACGGAATTAGACTATTCAGACCTTAAAAGGATACAGGAAAGGCTTGTTTCACGGGTCAAGATCAAGCCTTTGAAAAGCGGAATTAGATATGTCGCAGGTCTTGACTGCGCCGTGACGAAAGACAAAATTGTCGGCGAAGCCGTTCTTATGAGTTATCCCGAACTTCAAATGGAGGAGGAAAAATTCAGCTTCAGAGAGCTCAGTTTTCCCTATGTCCCGGGTTTTCTCTCGTTCAGAGAAATGCCGGCTCTCATTTCTGCCTACCTCAAACTGTCGAGAAAACCAGATATGATTATTGTCGACGGGCAGGGAATTCTTCATCCCCGCGGTATGGGTCTGGCAAGCCATTTGGGTGTAATACTCAACAAACCTTCAATAGGCTGTGCGAAGAGTCTTTTGTGCGGGGAATATGAAGAACCTTCTTTTAGAAGAGGATCTAAAAGCCCGGTGTTTTTGAATGAAAAGATTATGGGTTATGCCCTGAGGACGAGAGACGGGGTCAAGCCCGTCATTGTATCTCCCGGACATCTCATTACTCCACTGCAGGCGCAAAAACTTGTCCTAGAAATGTCTTTTTTCAGGCTTCCGGAACCCGTCAGGCTGGCCGACAAGTATTCAAGGGAGAATAAAAAGTATTCTTCGCAGAATAGTAAGGTTTTGGTCGAAAATAATGATTTTTGA
- a CDS encoding radical SAM protein, which translates to MTNKFYPLKTIYMYLMGSCNLKCRHCWIDPDFVDVPQKYLTWTEIKRIYQEAKIIGLSSVKLTGGEPFLHPEILQIITGIKELGLGLTIETNGTLLDDERVHALKKHANFVAISIDGAEPNSHEDLRGVEGSFDAVLKGAGLLKKEGLGFQVIFSLYRKNLRDLFLMPSFVEGIGGASLKVNPINVVARSEKMERDGELFSVEEILEIKNDFDRISKKSKLTITFDVPAAFHSLEHISKQGFGTCGILTILGILSDGTASICGIGSVKKELDFGNCLDRGIENIWRENDTLNMLRENIPHNLQGVCMRCVHKHYCLGKCVAETYARTGSFLSGYYFCQIAQEKGLFPPTRLL; encoded by the coding sequence TTGACGAATAAGTTTTACCCTCTTAAAACGATCTACATGTATCTGATGGGCAGCTGCAACCTAAAATGCAGACATTGCTGGATTGACCCGGATTTTGTGGATGTCCCGCAGAAATACTTGACTTGGACTGAAATTAAGAGGATCTACCAGGAAGCAAAAATAATAGGCCTGTCTTCAGTTAAATTGACCGGGGGGGAACCTTTCCTTCATCCTGAAATTCTCCAGATAATAACTGGAATAAAAGAACTCGGACTTGGTTTGACCATAGAGACAAACGGTACTTTGTTGGATGATGAGAGAGTGCATGCGCTGAAAAAACACGCGAATTTCGTCGCCATTTCCATAGACGGCGCTGAACCCAACAGTCATGAAGACCTTAGGGGTGTCGAAGGCTCTTTTGACGCAGTCTTAAAAGGCGCGGGACTGCTAAAAAAAGAAGGCTTGGGGTTTCAAGTCATATTTTCTCTCTACAGGAAAAATCTCCGGGATCTTTTTTTGATGCCCAGCTTTGTCGAAGGAATAGGAGGCGCAAGCCTCAAGGTAAATCCGATCAACGTCGTAGCGAGATCTGAAAAAATGGAAAGAGACGGAGAACTGTTTTCTGTAGAAGAAATTTTAGAAATAAAAAATGATTTTGACCGTATATCAAAAAAATCAAAACTGACGATAACATTCGATGTGCCTGCCGCTTTTCATAGTCTTGAGCACATTTCGAAACAGGGATTTGGAACGTGCGGAATCCTGACTATTTTGGGGATACTCAGCGACGGAACGGCGAGTATCTGCGGCATAGGATCGGTTAAAAAAGAACTCGATTTCGGAAATTGCCTCGACCGAGGAATTGAGAATATATGGCGTGAAAATGACACTCTGAATATGCTCAGAGAGAATATACCTCATAACCTGCAGGGTGTATGCATGAGGTGTGTCCACAAGCATTACTGCCTGGGCAAGTGCGTAGCGGAAACATACGCCAGAACGGGCAGTTTTTTGTCAGGTTATTATTTCTGCCAGATAGCTCAGGAAAAAGGACTTTTCCCCCCTACGCGACTTTTATGA
- a CDS encoding DUF402 domain-containing protein, whose translation MKSIIERKIKLSGETEDFQCEIIEIFPDKAILKYTIEKETSVAGLVLSPGDVTRAYYSEKEPYVLYRWFSKKSVFMGDYFNIADSVKISGDCVRWRDLEIDLLFLQNGTHLVLDEDKLPENISLELKKYIDNAVDFIVRNYESIVGEFDGIRLFRP comes from the coding sequence TTGAAGAGTATTATCGAGAGGAAGATAAAATTGTCTGGTGAAACAGAAGATTTCCAGTGTGAAATCATAGAAATTTTTCCTGATAAAGCAATACTTAAATACACAATTGAAAAGGAAACCTCAGTGGCTGGTCTCGTGCTGAGCCCGGGTGATGTAACCCGAGCTTATTACAGCGAGAAAGAACCTTATGTACTATACAGGTGGTTTTCCAAAAAATCTGTTTTTATGGGGGACTATTTCAACATAGCAGATAGCGTGAAAATTTCAGGTGATTGTGTGAGGTGGAGAGATCTTGAGATAGACCTGCTGTTTCTCCAAAACGGGACGCACTTAGTTTTGGATGAGGACAAGTTGCCTGAAAATATTTCACTTGAACTCAAAAAGTATATAGACAACGCTGTGGATTTCATCGTAAGAAACTATGAATCAATCGTAGGGGAATTTGACGGAATTAGACTATTCAGACCTTAA
- a CDS encoding signal peptidase I, which translates to MKDKPSSDIAVFVLSGESMKPLMKTGDVFMASKVFPEKLKYGDIVVFEKNGKLVSHSIIKVKREGTDIKVLTKGLNRNEDDGWTDGDVLKFEVEALKKGKHFLGLNRTKKTFYCALAPLRKKIRNCLFEFSVKISPLFRFMMKKGLIKVKKIMSQDEELVVLWDRSVLKRRGDNREIHPFFRKGAVKEEDLMESAEKQGKTGNVYMNPDLVFRIEGDEGLVYNVKTGDFRIINETGCAILKLANGNFDKKGIIDLILEEYESKDQEEMMVKEVGEFIDDLSKRDIIRLID; encoded by the coding sequence ATGAAAGACAAGCCATCATCGGATATAGCGGTTTTTGTGCTATCGGGAGAAAGTATGAAACCGCTTATGAAGACCGGCGATGTTTTCATGGCTTCAAAAGTTTTTCCGGAGAAATTGAAATACGGCGACATAGTCGTCTTTGAAAAAAATGGAAAACTCGTATCTCACTCAATCATCAAAGTGAAAAGAGAAGGAACGGATATCAAAGTCTTGACAAAGGGTTTGAACAGAAACGAGGACGACGGATGGACAGATGGGGATGTTTTGAAATTCGAAGTCGAAGCCCTGAAAAAGGGGAAACATTTTTTGGGTTTAAACCGGACAAAAAAGACATTTTATTGTGCGTTGGCGCCGTTGAGGAAAAAAATCCGCAACTGTCTTTTTGAGTTTTCTGTTAAAATTTCGCCACTGTTTCGATTTATGATGAAAAAAGGGCTGATAAAGGTAAAAAAAATTATGTCTCAAGACGAAGAATTAGTGGTATTATGGGACAGAAGTGTTTTGAAAAGAAGGGGCGATAATAGAGAAATACACCCCTTTTTTAGAAAAGGCGCGGTGAAAGAAGAGGATTTAATGGAGTCTGCAGAAAAACAAGGCAAGACAGGTAACGTTTATATGAACCCTGATCTGGTTTTCAGAATTGAGGGAGACGAGGGTCTTGTATATAATGTGAAAACAGGTGATTTTAGAATAATAAACGAGACGGGTTGCGCGATTTTAAAACTCGCCAACGGAAACTTCGACAAGAAAGGAATAATAGACCTTATACTTGAAGAATACGAATCAAAGGACCAAGAAGAGATGATGGTAAAAGAGGTGGGTGAATTTATTGACGATTTATCAAAACGAGATATAATAAGATTGATTGATTGA
- a CDS encoding PqqD family peptide modification chaperone — protein sequence MSSEYYVSNKSISVRLLGESDAQLFQPDTGSKIYLNQTGLFIWKLLDGGNSRVEIVNAVQNEFDAPDSKELDSDIGQFLSGLEEKGYAHSRNFLRREPRSTYFIHENEAPRSIDISVTKNCNLNCKYCFYREEMKNREDLPLSEWEKFLEELKSLAVEEVVLSGGEVFCRKDLWDFIDLIVESNLRYSFLSNGTLFDDSVLSELEKDGRKKRLSSIQISIDGSKAEVHDMSRGKGSFEKAVRGLKNAMGAGLNVTVRLTVNRHNLGDLEEAAKFLLVDIGLPSFSTNDAIPLGAACWNKDTITLDPLMQFEAMKTLGKLQKQYDNRITAMAGPLAKWHLYRKMERMKRQGEKPEPWMGYLTGCGCPFSKLAVHHDGVFIPCNMLSKIELGQMNKDSLKDVWINSPILKRMRERRRVPMKEVPGCENCEYNLYCNGSCPALAGVTAENFILPNLFDCYKKFKEDTGRNLDE from the coding sequence ATGTCTTCAGAATATTACGTTTCCAATAAGTCTATTTCGGTCAGGCTTTTAGGCGAAAGCGACGCCCAGCTTTTTCAGCCTGACACAGGCTCTAAAATATATCTCAATCAGACCGGGCTTTTCATTTGGAAGTTACTCGACGGCGGTAATTCAAGGGTTGAAATTGTCAACGCTGTTCAGAATGAATTTGACGCTCCCGACAGCAAGGAACTCGACTCCGATATAGGGCAATTTCTGAGCGGTCTCGAAGAAAAGGGGTATGCCCATTCACGGAATTTTCTTAGAAGAGAACCCAGAAGCACCTATTTCATTCATGAAAATGAAGCGCCCAGGTCAATTGACATATCTGTTACGAAAAATTGCAACCTGAACTGCAAGTATTGTTTTTATCGCGAAGAGATGAAAAATAGGGAAGACCTGCCCCTTTCGGAATGGGAGAAGTTTTTGGAGGAGCTTAAAAGCCTTGCGGTCGAAGAAGTCGTGCTGAGTGGTGGAGAGGTTTTTTGCAGAAAAGATCTCTGGGATTTCATCGATTTGATCGTGGAAAGCAACCTCAGGTATTCGTTTCTTTCAAACGGAACGTTGTTCGACGATTCTGTTCTCAGCGAGCTCGAGAAGGATGGGCGTAAAAAGAGGCTATCGAGCATACAAATCTCAATAGACGGTTCAAAGGCGGAAGTTCACGATATGTCGAGAGGGAAAGGAAGTTTTGAAAAGGCTGTAAGGGGTCTGAAAAACGCCATGGGTGCCGGATTAAACGTCACGGTGAGGTTGACGGTAAACAGACACAACCTCGGCGACCTCGAAGAAGCCGCGAAATTCCTGCTGGTCGATATCGGACTTCCATCTTTCAGCACCAACGACGCGATTCCTCTCGGGGCGGCGTGCTGGAACAAAGACACGATAACACTCGATCCTTTAATGCAGTTTGAGGCGATGAAAACCCTCGGAAAACTTCAAAAACAATATGACAACAGAATCACGGCGATGGCAGGGCCTTTGGCGAAATGGCATCTTTACCGAAAGATGGAGAGGATGAAAAGGCAAGGCGAAAAACCAGAGCCCTGGATGGGATATTTGACGGGATGCGGATGTCCTTTCAGCAAATTGGCAGTTCACCACGACGGTGTATTTATTCCATGCAATATGCTCTCGAAAATTGAACTTGGCCAGATGAACAAAGATTCTCTGAAAGATGTTTGGATCAACAGCCCTATTTTGAAGAGGATGAGGGAGAGGCGAAGAGTGCCTATGAAAGAAGTCCCGGGCTGTGAAAACTGCGAGTACAATTTGTATTGCAACGGCAGCTGTCCAGCTTTGGCCGGAGTGACTGCTGAAAATTTTATCCTTCCAAACCTCTTCGACTGTTACAAGAAATTCAAAGAAGATACAGGCCGGAATCTTGACGAATAA